The Schistocerca cancellata isolate TAMUIC-IGC-003103 chromosome 4, iqSchCanc2.1, whole genome shotgun sequence genome contains a region encoding:
- the LOC126185065 gene encoding dnaJ homolog subfamily C member 21-like: protein MKCHYEVLGVPRNASFEEIKKSYRTLALKWHPDKNPDNVVEAREEFLLVQQAYEVLGDPAERKWYDKNRESILKGGRDGDYKDESLDVFQYFTSSCFKGYGDDEDGFYTVYRKVFEKIAAEDTESVSESELNIPTFGDSNSNYDDVVHPFYAYWQSYSTKKSYAWLNVFDTRQATNKRVFRAMEKENKKVRDKARKARNEEVQQLVAFVRKRDKRVKAHVEFLKQKSEDNARKAKEYRIQQVKNRFKEMQELAGPLHDLSISTMEELNAIEVEVAAMFDERPEEVDDDDDGLYCFVCQKLFKSEKSFANHENSKKHKENLELMKEQGMFPESDEKGSVYEETGASAVDSSNTISADQTSTSSSDNDSDSGGSDDGIGKQADNSDMSGSFCQQLENTQTAEASTDDCASSSDTEDSLKIIRHLHKSKTHRKLLEDYESSDELNIHIMKPNTKKSYKCRGTDTQCTKENDDKTNTLIEDADQTSVKSLGFDADEESISGEVAAKNRKKRRKQTKNTKKSVNQVDFVTQKNEDCINSQKSKCLTAINCPDKGVNKIVEHDHSKKNVAEKQSKKQKKNVKVLGVDKINGNESTLKTEKNKQFERQSKRSKKKTALEGYNTGQNRETDDIPTVKLKTLEDGGTNKCSKKRAKNKCVVEERYFVNQNCDVGSPS from the coding sequence ATGAAATGTCATTACGAAGTACTAGGAGTGCCAAGGAATGCATCCTTCGAGGAGATAAAGAAGTCTTACAGGACATTAGCTCTCAAATGGCATCCCGACAAGAATCCTGATAATGTGGTGGAAGCAAGGGAAGAGTTCCTGTTAGTGCAGCAAGCTTATGAAGTTTTAGGTGATCCTGCAGAGAGAAAGTGGTATGATAAGAACAGGGAATCAATTTTGAAGGGGGGTAGAGATGGAGATTATAAGGATGAAAGCCTTGATGTCTTTCAGTATTTCACATCATCATGTTTTAAAGGTTACGGTGATGATGAAGACGGGTTTTATACTGTATAccggaaagtttttgaaaaaattgcAGCAGAAGATACAGAATCTGTGTCAGAAAGTGAGCTGAACATACCAACATTTGGAGATTCCAACAGCAACTATGATGATGTTGTCCATCCATTTTATGCATACTGGCAAAGTTACTCAACCAAGAAATCATATGCCTGGCTGAATGTATTTGATACTCGTCAGGCGACAAATAAGCGTGTGTTTCGTGCAATGGAAAAGGAAAATAAGAAGGTAAGGGACAAAGCTCGCAAGGCAAGAAATGAAGAAGTTCAACAGTTAGTAGCATTTGTTCGAAAGAGAGATAAACGTGTGAAGGCGCATGTGGAATTTCTGAAACAAAAATCGGAAGATAATGCTAGGAAAGCGAAAGAGTATAGAATCCAGCAAGTGAAGAACCGTTTCAAAGAAATGCAAGAACTTGCTGGACCTCTTCATGATCTGAGTATATCCACAATGGAGGAACTGAATGCAATTGAAGTGGAAGTAGCTGCAATGTTTGACGAGCGTCCTGAAGAagttgatgatgacgacgacggacTATACTGttttgtttgccaaaaactcttcaaatCGGAAAAATCTTTTGCAAATCATGAGAATTCAAAGAAGCATAAGGAAAATTTGGAACTTATGAAAGAGCAAGGTATGTTTCCAGAGTCCGATGAGAAAGGAAGTGTTTATGAGGAAACTGGAGCTAGTGCAGTGGATTCTAGCAACACGATTTCTGCTGATCAAACTAGCACAAGTAGTAGTGATAATGATAGTGACAGTGGTGGTAGTGATGATGGCATAGGAAAACAAGCAGATAATAGTGACATGTCAGGATCCTTTTGTCAGCAGCTCGAAAACACACAAACTGCAGAAGCAAGCACTGATGACTGTGCCAGCAGTTCAGACACTGAAGATAGTTTAAAAATCATCAGACACTTGCATAAAAGTAAGACACATAGGAAACTACTTGAAGACTATGAGAGCTCTGATGAACTAAACATACACATTATGAAACCTAATACAAAAAAATCATACAAGTGTAGAGGAACAGATACCCAGTGTACAAAGGAAAATGATGATAAAACAAATACATTAATAGAAGATGCTGATCAGACTTCTGTGAAATCTTTAGGCTTTGATGCAGATGAGGAAAGTATTTCTGGTGAGGTTGCagcaaaaaataggaaaaaaagaaggaaacagaCAAAAAATACCAAAAAGTCTGTTAATCAAGTGGATTTTGTAACTCAGAAAAATGAAGACTGTATTAATTCACAAAAGTCAAAGTGCCTTACTGCTATAAATTGTCCTGATAAAGGTGTAAATAAAATTGTTGAACATGATCATAGTAAGAAAAATGTTGCAGAGAAGCAgtcaaaaaaacagaaaaagaatgttAAGGTATTGGGTGTTGACAAAATAAATGGTAATGAATCAacactgaaaactgaaaaaaataaacaatttgAGAGACAGTCCAAAAGATCTAAGAAGAAAACTGCTTTGGAAGGATATAACACAGGACAAAACCGGGAGACTGACGACATACCAACTGTGAAATTGAAGACTCTAGAGGATGGCGGCACGAACAAATGTTCCAAAAAACGGGCAAAAAATAAGTGTGTGGTTGAAGAAAGATACTTTGTGAACCAAAACTGTGATGTAGGGAGCCCATCATGA